From one Microbulbifer sp. A4B17 genomic stretch:
- a CDS encoding Lrp/AsnC family transcriptional regulator, which produces MKRSTDLDDFDRKILRALQENADYSMAELGDKVGLSHTPCWRRIKRLEAEGIIRGRVTLLDPRKLDLGVTVYCYVTIHNHDEESLNNFESAVQDVQEVVECYSTSGDKDYVLRVVVDSVEHYEQLLKRSLVHLPNVASVNSTFALKQVKYTTQLPL; this is translated from the coding sequence ATGAAGCGTTCGACAGACCTGGATGATTTTGACCGTAAGATTCTGCGAGCGCTGCAGGAGAATGCAGATTACTCCATGGCAGAGCTGGGCGACAAAGTCGGTCTTTCGCACACTCCCTGCTGGCGCAGAATCAAGCGATTGGAAGCCGAAGGCATTATCCGTGGCCGTGTTACTCTGTTAGACCCTCGAAAACTGGATTTGGGTGTTACCGTATACTGTTACGTTACCATTCACAATCACGATGAGGAATCCCTGAATAACTTTGAATCAGCCGTTCAGGATGTCCAGGAGGTGGTAGAGTGCTATTCAACCAGCGGGGACAAAGACTATGTCTTGCGCGTGGTAGTGGATAGCGTGGAGCACTATGAGCAACTACTGAAGCGCTCCCTGGTGCATCTGCCAAACGTGGCATCAGTCAACTCCACCTTTGCCCTCAAGCAGGTTAAGTACACCACCCAGCTGCCACTTTAA
- a CDS encoding shikimate kinase, with amino-acid sequence MKNRKSIVLIGMPGAGKSTLGVLLAKELALGFTDTDVLIQSREGKTLQQIMAESDYLNLRAIEGEVLAEAILPNDVIATGGSAVYSEKGMENLRNQGLVVFLQCSAEELRRRIHNYESRGIAKAPGQSFASLFEERQALYRQYAEITIDCDGKSLQEALDHLLKELREFAG; translated from the coding sequence ATGAAAAATAGAAAAAGTATTGTCCTGATTGGAATGCCCGGCGCCGGTAAAAGTACGCTGGGGGTGTTGTTGGCAAAGGAGCTGGCACTGGGTTTTACAGATACTGATGTTCTGATCCAGTCCAGGGAGGGCAAGACTTTGCAGCAAATCATGGCGGAAAGTGACTATCTAAACCTCCGCGCTATTGAAGGGGAGGTTTTAGCTGAGGCTATTCTTCCCAATGATGTTATTGCCACTGGAGGCAGTGCAGTTTATAGCGAAAAGGGTATGGAGAACCTGCGCAACCAGGGCCTGGTGGTGTTTCTCCAGTGTTCAGCCGAGGAGCTGCGCCGGCGTATTCACAATTATGAGAGCCGTGGCATCGCCAAGGCACCCGGGCAGTCTTTCGCGAGTTTATTTGAAGAGCGGCAGGCCCTCTACAGGCAGTATGCAGAAATCACAATTGATTGTGATGGCAAGTCTCTGCAGGAAGCGCTTGACCACTTGCTCAAAGAGCTGCGGGAGTTTGCCGGGTAG
- a CDS encoding DapH/DapD/GlmU-related protein: MRKDHRPYWLKRLQLHWRKWRTEYFLLPQFDAVGIEPEVMDPGSVYVFGGNVRLGNYPHLISNDEKCIRFTTFGHKGAEASITIGNFVLISPGVRISAAQSIEIGDACMIAANVYISDSDWHGLYNRTRPFRCTSPVRLGNNVWIGDGATICKGVTIGDNSVVGAGSIVTKDVPANTVVAGNPAKPIKSINPKRRMITREALFADAFRQAHNLDELDKMMLGGNTLLGWLRSVFFPRRGD, translated from the coding sequence ATGCGTAAGGATCACAGGCCCTATTGGCTCAAGCGATTGCAATTGCATTGGCGCAAGTGGCGAACGGAGTATTTTCTTTTGCCGCAATTCGATGCTGTTGGGATTGAGCCAGAAGTGATGGACCCGGGTTCTGTCTATGTTTTTGGCGGAAATGTGCGGCTCGGAAATTACCCCCATTTAATCTCTAATGACGAGAAATGTATCCGATTTACCACATTTGGGCATAAGGGTGCTGAGGCGTCTATTACCATTGGTAATTTTGTACTGATTTCTCCGGGGGTGCGTATTTCTGCAGCTCAATCTATTGAGATTGGTGATGCCTGTATGATCGCTGCAAATGTGTATATTTCAGATTCCGATTGGCATGGGCTCTACAATCGTACGCGGCCCTTCCGTTGTACTTCCCCTGTGCGCTTGGGTAACAATGTTTGGATCGGAGATGGTGCAACCATCTGTAAGGGTGTCACTATCGGTGATAATTCTGTAGTGGGAGCCGGCAGCATTGTCACTAAGGATGTTCCTGCAAATACGGTTGTCGCCGGTAATCCGGCAAAACCCATTAAATCAATTAATCCCAAGCGGCGAATGATTACCCGCGAGGCATTATTTGCCGATGCTTTTCGCCAGGCGCATAATCTGGATGAATTGGATAAGATGATGTTAGGTGGCAATACCTTATTGGGCTGGTTGCGCTCGGTATTTTTTCCCCGCCGTGGCGATTGA